A region from the Leptospira venezuelensis genome encodes:
- a CDS encoding LruC domain-containing protein, which translates to MTKKILTCFLASLSISFASCASSSDPNYAWLMSLVAGATAVEAPSGPTDFGIDINDETTPVDFVFDTTRTITVNVQVIDPVAPVNGSMVQVTVPSATPGAASNKSVFKAYTNPSGEVTGSFTIDGDTKTVHLSVEAYGKFYEADISIVTVSKVDRRISIGFTASTQQIIDTDGDGVQDFEDVFPNDPTRVSSIRVPAEDYYTTSYEDLFPKQGDADFNDYVIRSYFEEDLNKSGEVVRVRGYFTHVAKGAGYNHTLRFGLPGASVTSYSLLRYAADGTTLEENLSGTPTSISDLEILGNSSTTISKSNASKTDTVFVKGKTAKLEIILSAPISKLVLGPAPYDTFIRVVNTGKDIHAAGKYFDAEGKDIYRDATGFPWVLLVPGNFQWPYEATDIRNSYPTFKTWYESLGTTNTDWFRTPNTSDVFPSTP; encoded by the coding sequence ATGACAAAAAAAATCCTAACATGCTTTTTAGCCTCTCTCAGTATCTCTTTCGCCTCCTGCGCATCTTCCAGCGATCCTAACTACGCATGGTTGATGAGTCTTGTAGCAGGAGCCACTGCGGTGGAGGCTCCTTCTGGTCCTACTGATTTCGGAATCGATATCAATGACGAGACAACCCCTGTTGATTTCGTATTCGATACTACACGTACTATTACAGTAAACGTTCAAGTTATAGATCCTGTTGCTCCTGTGAACGGCAGTATGGTGCAAGTTACTGTTCCTTCTGCCACACCTGGCGCCGCTAGTAATAAATCTGTTTTCAAAGCTTATACAAATCCAAGCGGAGAAGTTACCGGAAGTTTTACAATTGATGGTGATACGAAAACCGTTCATCTATCGGTAGAGGCTTATGGTAAATTTTACGAAGCGGATATTTCCATCGTTACCGTAAGTAAGGTAGATAGAAGGATTTCCATCGGGTTCACTGCAAGCACTCAACAGATCATAGACACTGATGGAGATGGTGTGCAGGACTTTGAAGATGTATTCCCTAACGATCCTACAAGAGTTAGCTCAATCCGTGTTCCTGCAGAAGATTATTACACCACATCCTATGAAGACTTATTTCCTAAACAAGGAGATGCAGACTTCAACGACTATGTGATCCGTTCTTATTTCGAAGAAGATCTGAACAAATCCGGAGAAGTTGTAAGAGTGAGAGGATATTTCACTCATGTTGCAAAGGGCGCCGGTTATAATCACACTCTTCGTTTCGGATTGCCTGGAGCTAGTGTAACTAGTTATTCACTTCTACGCTACGCAGCCGATGGAACCACATTGGAGGAAAACCTAAGTGGAACTCCAACATCTATTTCTGATCTGGAAATTTTAGGAAATAGTTCTACTACGATCTCCAAATCAAACGCGTCCAAAACAGACACAGTCTTCGTAAAAGGTAAAACTGCAAAACTGGAAATAATTCTGTCTGCTCCAATCTCCAAACTGGTGTTAGGACCTGCTCCTTATGATACATTCATAAGAGTGGTGAACACCGGCAAAGATATACATGCTGCTGGTAAGTATTTTGATGCGGAAGGTAAGGACATCTATAGAGATGCTACAGGTTTTCCTTGGGTACTTCTTGTTCCAGGCAATTTCCAATGGCCTTACGAAGCTACTGACATAAGGAACTCCTACCCTACCTTCAAAACTTGGTATGAATCTCTTGGAACCACCAATACCGATTGGTTCCGAACTCCGAATACTTCGGATGTGTTTCCGTCTACGCCCTAA
- a CDS encoding sensor histidine kinase, with protein sequence MASGLLKRKETKQSGSYSGKEQASKFLSLVEEISPIVALDENNIVRFANASFKKEFRLRFANPAGKNLFNLLRLDSKEEANLRENLHKALKTKLQNQEFKKGKKSYGYSIFKFKDSLGMILKDITENKKLEKKIATLHTQVLASQEEERSRLARELHDGVGQLILAAKLHFQAYQKSEKEHPESFGSGLGLIDKASQELREIYTNLQPSSLKELGLEAALNSLANQIFPIQKIKIKSEFKVPEKIPQEIQNQVFRILQEICANILKHSQANKVELKIFSEKDTLVVSAKDNGKGFKEKEARIKSTGYGLENIRRRTEDLNGTLFLESEPNKGTQYVLRIPLKKRSKEKV encoded by the coding sequence GTGGCTTCAGGACTTCTCAAACGAAAAGAAACCAAACAATCAGGCTCATACTCTGGTAAGGAGCAGGCCTCTAAATTTTTATCCTTGGTAGAGGAGATCTCCCCAATCGTAGCCTTGGACGAAAACAATATAGTCCGATTCGCGAACGCATCCTTTAAAAAAGAGTTCCGACTTAGATTTGCAAACCCTGCAGGCAAAAACCTATTCAATCTATTAAGATTGGATTCAAAGGAAGAAGCCAACCTAAGAGAAAATCTTCATAAGGCTCTCAAAACAAAATTACAAAACCAAGAATTCAAAAAAGGAAAGAAGTCTTACGGATATTCTATCTTTAAATTCAAAGACAGCCTGGGAATGATCCTAAAGGATATCACAGAGAATAAAAAGTTAGAGAAGAAGATCGCAACTCTACACACACAAGTGCTCGCATCCCAAGAAGAAGAAAGATCCAGACTCGCAAGAGAACTTCATGACGGAGTGGGTCAACTTATACTCGCGGCAAAATTACATTTCCAAGCGTATCAAAAATCTGAGAAGGAACATCCAGAATCGTTTGGCTCCGGTCTTGGACTCATCGATAAGGCTAGCCAAGAACTCCGCGAAATTTACACAAATTTGCAACCTTCTTCATTAAAAGAACTCGGCCTGGAAGCGGCTTTAAACTCTCTAGCGAACCAAATTTTTCCGATACAAAAAATTAAAATAAAATCTGAATTTAAGGTTCCCGAAAAAATTCCTCAGGAAATACAGAACCAAGTTTTCAGAATATTACAGGAAATTTGTGCGAATATTCTAAAACATTCCCAAGCAAATAAAGTGGAGCTAAAGATCTTTTCCGAAAAAGATACTCTTGTAGTTTCTGCAAAAGATAACGGAAAAGGATTTAAAGAAAAAGAAGCTAGAATAAAATCTACCGGATACGGATTGGAAAATATTCGGAGAAGAACCGAGGACCTGAACGGTACTCTTTTTTTAGAATCGGAACCCAATAAAGGCACTCAATACGTGCTAAGGATCCCGTTAAAAAAACGTTCCAAGGAGAAAGTATGA